Proteins from a genomic interval of Zingiber officinale cultivar Zhangliang chromosome 1B, Zo_v1.1, whole genome shotgun sequence:
- the LOC122054470 gene encoding sucrose nonfermenting 4-like protein isoform X2, translating to MSPVEGCPTVFQVICRLSPGLHQYKFYVDGEWRHDERQPFLSGNYGVVNTICILSEANPLAALPSPGTPNNRMGMDVDNETFHHAAASREGTMQGGTVRISEEDIKISRSHISMFLSSHTAYDLLPDSGKVVALDVNLPVKQAFHILYEQGISVAPLWDSLRCQFVGVLSALDFILILQELGNRGSNLREEELETHTIYAWKEGKHQLLGQLENHGKSLQSCMIHAGPYDSLKDVAVKILQNEVSTVPIMYPSAHDDGSFPQLLHLASLSGILKRICRHFRHSISSLPILQQPICKIPLGTWDPRIEDQSGRPLVVLRQNSLLSLALSLLIQAKVSSIPIVDENDSFVDIYSRSDITALAKDRVYAQIHLDKMNIQQALQLGHDMPSQGGFDGQRCQMCLRTDPLMKVMERLANPGVRRVVIVEAGSKRVEGIISLSDVFRFLLC from the exons ATGTCTCCTGTGGAGGGTTGTCCTACAGTGTTTCAGGTTATTTGCAGATTATCACCAGGGTTACATCAg TATAAATTTTATGTTGATGGTGAGTGGAGGCATGATGAACGCCAGCCTTTTCTCAGTGGAAACTATGGAGTAGTCAACACTATCTGTATACTTTCCGAGGCTAATCCTTTGGCTGCATTACCAAGCCCTGGGACGCCTAATAACAGAATGGGAATGGATGTGGACAACGAAACATTTCACCATGCA GCAGCATCGCGAGAAGGAACCATGCAAGGTGGCACTGTTAGGATTTCGGAGGAGGATATAAAAATATCCCGCTCTCATATTTCTATGTTCTTGTCGTCACATACAGCTTATGATTTACTTCCTGACTCCGGAAAG GTTGTTGCACTCGATGTTAATTTGCCTGTGAAGCAGGCATTTCATATTCTCTATGAACAG GGAATTTCTGTGGCGCCACTGTGGGATTCTCTGAGGTGTCAATTTGTTGGAGTACTAAGTGCTCtggattttattttaattcttcAAGAG CTTGGAAATCGAGGCTCAAATCTTAGAGAGGAAGAACTGGAGACCCATACAATATATGCTTGGAAGGAGGGGAAGCATCAGCTTTTGGGGCAGTTAGAGAATCATGGCAAATCACTTCAAAGTTGCATGATCCAC GCTGGTCCATATGATTCTTTAAAAGATGTGGCTGTGAAGATTTTGCAAAATGAAGTATCTACTGTTCCAATCATGTACCCATCAGCACATGATGATGGTTCATTTCCACAACTATTGCATCTTGCTTCTCTTTCAGGGATTCTGAAAC GTATTTGCCGACACTTTAGACACTCTATTAGTTCTTTACCTATTCTACAACAACCTATTTGCAAAATACCATTGGGTACTTGGGATCCGCGAATTGAGGACCAAAGTGGGCGCCCACTAGTTGTGTTAAGACAGAACAGTTTACTCAGTTTAGCCCTTTCTCTTTTGATTCAAG CTAAAGTTAGCTCAATCCCGATTGTTGATGAAAATGATTCCTTTGTGGATATATATTCCAGAAG TGACATCACAGCATTAGCTAAAGACAGAGTTTATGCGCAAATACACCTTGATAAAATGAACATTCAGCAG GCACTACAACTTGGGCATGATATGCCTTCTCAAGGGGGCTTTGATGGCCAGAGATGCCAGATGTGCCTCCGCACAGATCCTTTGATGAAAGTGATGGAGAGATTGGCAAATCCTG GGGTACGACGTGTTGTCATAGTTGAGGCTGGAAGCAAACGTGTGGAAGGAATAATTTCACTGAGCGATGTATTCAGATTTCTGCTTTGCTAG
- the LOC122054470 gene encoding sucrose nonfermenting 4-like protein isoform X1 — MFPRDAENSHVGANVAGSVLAPTRFVWPYGGRRVFVTGSFTGWSEHIPMSPVEGCPTVFQVICRLSPGLHQYKFYVDGEWRHDERQPFLSGNYGVVNTICILSEANPLAALPSPGTPNNRMGMDVDNETFHHAAASREGTMQGGTVRISEEDIKISRSHISMFLSSHTAYDLLPDSGKVVALDVNLPVKQAFHILYEQGISVAPLWDSLRCQFVGVLSALDFILILQELGNRGSNLREEELETHTIYAWKEGKHQLLGQLENHGKSLQSCMIHAGPYDSLKDVAVKILQNEVSTVPIMYPSAHDDGSFPQLLHLASLSGILKRICRHFRHSISSLPILQQPICKIPLGTWDPRIEDQSGRPLVVLRQNSLLSLALSLLIQAKVSSIPIVDENDSFVDIYSRSDITALAKDRVYAQIHLDKMNIQQALQLGHDMPSQGGFDGQRCQMCLRTDPLMKVMERLANPGVRRVVIVEAGSKRVEGIISLSDVFRFLLC, encoded by the exons ATGTTTCCTCGGGATGCGGAAAATTCGCATGTGGGAGCAAATGTTGCTGGCAGTGTGTTAGCGCCCACACGGTTTGTGTGGCCTTATGGTGGGAGAAGGGTCTTCGTTACCGGCTCTTTTACAGG ATGGTCCGAACATATTCCCATGTCTCCTGTGGAGGGTTGTCCTACAGTGTTTCAGGTTATTTGCAGATTATCACCAGGGTTACATCAg TATAAATTTTATGTTGATGGTGAGTGGAGGCATGATGAACGCCAGCCTTTTCTCAGTGGAAACTATGGAGTAGTCAACACTATCTGTATACTTTCCGAGGCTAATCCTTTGGCTGCATTACCAAGCCCTGGGACGCCTAATAACAGAATGGGAATGGATGTGGACAACGAAACATTTCACCATGCA GCAGCATCGCGAGAAGGAACCATGCAAGGTGGCACTGTTAGGATTTCGGAGGAGGATATAAAAATATCCCGCTCTCATATTTCTATGTTCTTGTCGTCACATACAGCTTATGATTTACTTCCTGACTCCGGAAAG GTTGTTGCACTCGATGTTAATTTGCCTGTGAAGCAGGCATTTCATATTCTCTATGAACAG GGAATTTCTGTGGCGCCACTGTGGGATTCTCTGAGGTGTCAATTTGTTGGAGTACTAAGTGCTCtggattttattttaattcttcAAGAG CTTGGAAATCGAGGCTCAAATCTTAGAGAGGAAGAACTGGAGACCCATACAATATATGCTTGGAAGGAGGGGAAGCATCAGCTTTTGGGGCAGTTAGAGAATCATGGCAAATCACTTCAAAGTTGCATGATCCAC GCTGGTCCATATGATTCTTTAAAAGATGTGGCTGTGAAGATTTTGCAAAATGAAGTATCTACTGTTCCAATCATGTACCCATCAGCACATGATGATGGTTCATTTCCACAACTATTGCATCTTGCTTCTCTTTCAGGGATTCTGAAAC GTATTTGCCGACACTTTAGACACTCTATTAGTTCTTTACCTATTCTACAACAACCTATTTGCAAAATACCATTGGGTACTTGGGATCCGCGAATTGAGGACCAAAGTGGGCGCCCACTAGTTGTGTTAAGACAGAACAGTTTACTCAGTTTAGCCCTTTCTCTTTTGATTCAAG CTAAAGTTAGCTCAATCCCGATTGTTGATGAAAATGATTCCTTTGTGGATATATATTCCAGAAG TGACATCACAGCATTAGCTAAAGACAGAGTTTATGCGCAAATACACCTTGATAAAATGAACATTCAGCAG GCACTACAACTTGGGCATGATATGCCTTCTCAAGGGGGCTTTGATGGCCAGAGATGCCAGATGTGCCTCCGCACAGATCCTTTGATGAAAGTGATGGAGAGATTGGCAAATCCTG GGGTACGACGTGTTGTCATAGTTGAGGCTGGAAGCAAACGTGTGGAAGGAATAATTTCACTGAGCGATGTATTCAGATTTCTGCTTTGCTAG